CTGAACGGAGAGATTTCAACCCGAAAAATGCAATTGACCACAGAGGACACAGAGATAAATTTTAATAAAACTACAGAGATAAAGAATAACCACTGAGGCACAGAGAACAGAGTTGTAAATTGGGAAATGAGAAATAGGAAATGGGAAGTTATGACTGCACTTCTTACTTCTCAGTGCCTCTGTGTCTCTGTGGTTTTCTAAATGCATTATTTGGGTTAAATAGTGAACGAACTTCAATACTATAAAGAACTGTCAAGGTGTGTCAGGTGTGGGGCATGCAAAGCCATTTGCCCAACATATCTCGAAGACCTTGATGAGGCAATGGGCACAAGGGGAAGGCTTGCACTGCTTAAAGCCCTGAGAGATGGAAGACTCAGGGCAACGAGTGTAATGGCAAATATGGTCTTTAGCTGCATCCTCTGCGGGGCATGTAAGGGTCTCTGCCCGACCGGTGTAGACATACTTGAAGTCATCTATCATGGAAGGGCCAAGCTAAAAGGTGCATTCCGGAGGGGTTATTTTCTTACTGCTATTACAAAACTTTCGGTCTCGAGAATGGACTATATTTTTTCTATTCTGAGGAACTTTCAGAAGGTCATTTACCCTGTCCTTTACCGAAGCGGTATGATGCGATATGTACCGGAGATAGCCCAGCATCCTTTTAAAGAAAGGGTTCAGGTTTATAAAGTCGGTACGACTCGTTTCCGAGAAGGCAGAACAGTTGGCCGCGTAGCGATTTTTGCTGGCTGCAGTGTTAATTACTTTTACCCAACACTTGGAGAGGCCCTGCTCAGAGTGCTCCTCAAAAAGGGCTATGAAGTCATTGTCCTGAAGGGTGAGGTTTGTTGTGGAGCGCCGATGAGGGCCCTCGGTCTTGAGGAAGATGCAGCCACTCTCGCAAAAAAAAATGTTGAGCTTTTTGGTAAAATGAGATCAGAAGCTATTCTTACTATGTGTCCTACCTGCGCCATGACTATCAAAAATGAATATCCAATCATGATAGGTGATAGCATTGACAGGGTTATGGATATTAACCAGTTTTTTGTAGAAAAAGGGATTGCCGAGGGACTGAAGGTAGAGAAAAGAATTGCGGCCTATCATGACCCGTGCCATCTCCGCTATGGCCTTGGAATTAAAGAAGAGCCGAGAGCCCTCCTTAGAAATATCAAAGGACTTGAACTTATTGAGATGGAAGACTCAGAATGCTGTGGCTTTGGCGGCCTTTTCAATATGAGTTTTAAGAACCTTTCCAGGAGAATTGGACACAGAAAACTCAGGGCCTTTACGAATACAGGCGCAAATACCTTTATTACATCGTGCCCTGGATGTATGATGCAGCTTGAAGATATAAAGAGATCACCTGGTAAATCCGGGGCAGCCCCCGCTAATGTGAGGATAATGCATATTGTCGAGCTGGTGGACGAGGCACTCCGTGAGTAACAGGGGGCTTATATTTTACCCGAATCCAGGCATAAAGGTTTTAATAAGCAGGACTGGATTTAAGTTTTTTAAAAAGCTGGACAGGTTTCTGTTATAATAAAAACGAAGTATTAACAGTCTCATAATAGAATGAACAATCATCTCAATCTGTCTGTCATGCCCGAGCGCCTAAATCGGGCATCCAATCTGGGTTTTAAGACTCCTGGATTCCCGCTCAACACACTGCGGGAATGACGGAATGTTGTTACTATTATGAGACACCTTATAATACAGGAGGAATCTTATGAAATTTTTTATTGACACTGCCAATGTTAAAGAGATCAGAGAGGCATGGGATATCGGAGTTATTGATGGTGTTACAACGAATCCATCGCTCATATCAAAAGAAAATAGAAACCCGAGGGATTTGTTAAAGGAGATATGTGGGATAGTGGAAGGCCCGGTGAGTGCAGAGGCAATAAGCCTTGATATAGAAGGCATGGTGAAGGAGGCAAAGGAGTTGTCGGGGCTTCATCGGAATATAGTTGTAAAAATACCGATGACAAAAGAAGGACTCAAGGCAACCAAGATACTCTCAGGCCTGGGCATAAAGACAAATGTAACCCTGATATTTTCCCCGAGTCAGGCCCTCCTTGCGGCCAAGGCAGGTGCATCATATGTCAGCCCGTTTGTTGGCAGGATTGATGATATAAGCCACTACGGTATGGACATTGTCGGTCAGATTATTGAAGTCCTTGACAATTATGATTTTTCAACAGAGGTTATTGTTGCAAGCATACGAAACCCTCTGCATGTCGTTGAGGCTGCGAGAATGGGTGCCCACATTGCAACAATACCATTTGCAGTTATCGAGCAACTCTTGAGACACCCTCTTACTGACCTCGGGATTGTAAAGTTTTTGAAGGATTGGGAAAAGGTACCAAAGAAATAGTGAACAGTGAACAGTGAAGAGGAATAAATGCCGATTTTTGAATATAGATGTCAGGATTGTGGCGAGGATTTTGAAAAACTCCTGTACAGGGATTGTCCTGTTGATTGCCCGAAATGCAATTCAAAAAATGTGAAGAAGAAATTTTCTGTTTTTGGAATGAGCGGCGTGGAGAAACCTGCCTCGTCTAACTCTACTTGTTCAAGCTGTAGCTCATCATCGTGTAGCACGTGCAGGTAGCATCAAAAATTTCGGCGGGAGGGGTGGATAGTACTCATTCCTTTCTTGCAGGCAAGGTAGTTTTGGAAGCATGGTATTTTGTAAAATGAGAATGAGTCTATTAAACACTTTTCATCACACATGAAAGGAGGTAAATAACCATGGACAACGCTATGAGAAAAAGAAATTGGGTTGTCGTCTCTTTTATTTTTGTGTTCGCGATATTTTTTGCACCAGGAACGTTCGCAGAACAACCTGCGGATAAGCCGCCTCTGCCACGGCCATTACTCCGTAAGATGTATGGCCCCCACACACTAACGCAGAGACTCCAGATGCAGAAGGCGCAGGCTCCTAAGACCCAGCCACCTAAGCCTACTAAACCAGCCTGCCCACCAAACTGCGAGGAATTGCTTGAAAAAGCACGGAAATATGGTTTGGTACGTGTCATTGTAGGACTCAACATACCAGATTTACCTGATCCGATTCGTTTGCCTAAAGAAGAACGACCAAAAGCATTCCAGGCGCGAAAAGAGGCCATCGCTAAGGCTCAGGAACGATTACTGAAACGCATGGCAAAACATAAGATAGCTTACATCAAGAAATCTGAATATTTTCCGGACATGGCAATGACAATAGATGCGGCAGCATTAGAGGTTTTAATTGCAGATCCAGAAGTTCGTAATATAGGAGAAGATGTGCTTATGCGTCCAATGCTTCCACAAAGTGTCCCAATAATTGGCGCGGATCAGGCCCATGCAAAAGGTTTTACTGGTGCAGACTATACTGTTGCTATTTTGGATACAGGGGTGGATAATAGCCACCCCTTTTTAGCAGGAAAGGTTGTGGCGGAAGCCTGCTTTTCAACAAATGCTTTTGGTACTAACCCAGTAGATGGTACACCCTATACCGCTACGACTTTATGCCCAAATGGATCGATATCGCAAATTGGCAGTGGTGCTGCCATACTCTGTAATCTTCCTGGTTGTGATCATGGGACACATGTCGCTGGTATCGCTGCTGGAAATGGATCAACCTTTTCTGGCGTGGCAAAGGATGCAAACATTATTGCGATTCAGGTATTTACTCGGTTTGATGGAACTATCTGCGATCCAGAACCATCTCCATGTATAAGATCATATACATACGACCAAAGGCTGGCTTTGGATTACATTCTAACTCAGAGTAGCAATTACCAAATCGCAGCAGCCAACATGAGCCTTGGCGGTGGTCAATACACAAGCACTTGTGATTATGACCCTACTTATGTTGATATGAAAACCAGAATTGATGATCTCCGAAATGCCGGTATTGCTACAGTAATTGCCTCAGGGAACGAGGGTTATGTTAATGCCTTGTCAGCACCGGCTTGTATCTCCACAGCCATCAGTGTTGGGGCTACTACAAAAGCCGATACTGTTGCGGGTTATTCAAACAGCGCTTCATTTCTTAATCTGCTCGCACCAGGAGGAGATGGTAGCGGAACAATCGCAGATATTTTAAGTTCTGTGCCAGGCGGCGGATTTGACTATAAGGCGGGAACTTCTATGGCTGCACCGCATGTGGCTGGCGCCTTTGCCATCCTTAAATCGCAGTCGCCAACCGCAAATGTGAGTGATATATTATCTATATTGGAGTCTTCGGGTGTTGAAATTTTAGACTCACGCAATAATATCAGTAAGCCTCGTATATATTTAGAGAAAAATATTCCATGGGTCGCAAGGTATAATGGACCAAGTGGATTCCACGATATACCGACAAAGATTGCTATCGATATCTCTGGAAATGTCTATGTAACTGGTTACAGCTCTAACACTAATAGCGGTGTTAGCACAGATATTACCACCGTGAAGTACGATCCTAATGGCAAGCAACTATGGGTAGTAAGGTACAATAATGGTTATGCGTACGGCGAGCCCACAGGTCTTGTAGTAGATGCTTGGGGTAATGTCTATATAACTGGCTATTTCTGCATGCTCGATAGCGATAATTTTTGTGTGCGTAGTGATTATATCACTGTAAAGTATGATACCAATGGTAATCGACTCTGGGCGGCAACATATAATGAAGGGGGGATAAGCGTAGCAGCAGGTATCGCTTTAGACAGCTTAGGGAACGTTTATGTAACAGGCGGTAGCTGCCTTGGTACTTATGCTGATTGCTACGAGTCTCCGAATAACTCTTATACTACGATTAAATATAACACCGACGGTATTCAGCAGTGGGTAGCGAGATATGATAC
This genomic interval from Nitrospirota bacterium contains the following:
- a CDS encoding (Fe-S)-binding protein encodes the protein MNELQYYKELSRCVRCGACKAICPTYLEDLDEAMGTRGRLALLKALRDGRLRATSVMANMVFSCILCGACKGLCPTGVDILEVIYHGRAKLKGAFRRGYFLTAITKLSVSRMDYIFSILRNFQKVIYPVLYRSGMMRYVPEIAQHPFKERVQVYKVGTTRFREGRTVGRVAIFAGCSVNYFYPTLGEALLRVLLKKGYEVIVLKGEVCCGAPMRALGLEEDAATLAKKNVELFGKMRSEAILTMCPTCAMTIKNEYPIMIGDSIDRVMDINQFFVEKGIAEGLKVEKRIAAYHDPCHLRYGLGIKEEPRALLRNIKGLELIEMEDSECCGFGGLFNMSFKNLSRRIGHRKLRAFTNTGANTFITSCPGCMMQLEDIKRSPGKSGAAPANVRIMHIVELVDEALRE
- the fsa gene encoding fructose-6-phosphate aldolase, producing the protein MKFFIDTANVKEIREAWDIGVIDGVTTNPSLISKENRNPRDLLKEICGIVEGPVSAEAISLDIEGMVKEAKELSGLHRNIVVKIPMTKEGLKATKILSGLGIKTNVTLIFSPSQALLAAKAGASYVSPFVGRIDDISHYGMDIVGQIIEVLDNYDFSTEVIVASIRNPLHVVEAARMGAHIATIPFAVIEQLLRHPLTDLGIVKFLKDWEKVPKK
- a CDS encoding zinc ribbon domain-containing protein, producing the protein MPIFEYRCQDCGEDFEKLLYRDCPVDCPKCNSKNVKKKFSVFGMSGVEKPASSNSTCSSCSSSSCSTCR
- a CDS encoding S8 family serine peptidase, which codes for MDNAMRKRNWVVVSFIFVFAIFFAPGTFAEQPADKPPLPRPLLRKMYGPHTLTQRLQMQKAQAPKTQPPKPTKPACPPNCEELLEKARKYGLVRVIVGLNIPDLPDPIRLPKEERPKAFQARKEAIAKAQERLLKRMAKHKIAYIKKSEYFPDMAMTIDAAALEVLIADPEVRNIGEDVLMRPMLPQSVPIIGADQAHAKGFTGADYTVAILDTGVDNSHPFLAGKVVAEACFSTNAFGTNPVDGTPYTATTLCPNGSISQIGSGAAILCNLPGCDHGTHVAGIAAGNGSTFSGVAKDANIIAIQVFTRFDGTICDPEPSPCIRSYTYDQRLALDYILTQSSNYQIAAANMSLGGGQYTSTCDYDPTYVDMKTRIDDLRNAGIATVIASGNEGYVNALSAPACISTAISVGATTKADTVAGYSNSASFLNLLAPGGDGSGTIADILSSVPGGGFDYKAGTSMAAPHVAGAFAILKSQSPTANVSDILSILESSGVEILDSRNNISKPRIYLEKNIPWVARYNGPSGFHDIPTKIAIDISGNVYVTGYSSNTNSGVSTDITTVKYDPNGKQLWVVRYNNGYAYGEPTGLVVDAWGNVYITGYFCMLDSDNFCVRSDYITVKYDTNGNRLWAATYNEGGISVAAGIALDSLGNVYVTGGSCLGTYADCYESPNNSYTTIKYNTDGIQQWVARYDTPGVDDGATAVAVDPSGNVYVTGWSCVSTQSGCGGDYLYTTVKYDSNGNQLWTANYGKDVAYPPSAIAVDGLGNVYIAGGSDGYVTIKYTPSGKRRWVRTYGCGGATALTVDSSGNVYVTGYNTNTSCGASNLYTDYTTVKYNTNGKGMWVATYVDAIEHDFATDIALDSSGNVYVTGQICTEKSSEAVTCVNYVLGTIKYDNNGNQLWMRRHQVNNLEYIFYPSLAVDFPGNVYVTSTSCSFKNCLIDDGFFTDYVTLKYTPDNKTE